A genome region from Anaerolineae bacterium includes the following:
- a CDS encoding DedA family protein: protein MSLTDLNDLFLTWMIIYGSPMLAGVLFLGALGIPVPGTLIVIAAGAFVRQGVLDFYTTPPFGLSGAVAGDVIIYGLGRFARVWIQRRFGQSAAWQKAEDFFNRRGGIAIYLTRWLLTPLALPTNLIAGSSGYGFWKFLFYDLAGELTWIVLYGGLGYAFGSQWELISDFISDFSGLLLGLVVLGVGLYLILRRREQTAVETSLESAL, encoded by the coding sequence ATGAGCCTGACCGACCTGAACGACCTGTTCTTGACCTGGATGATTATCTACGGCTCGCCGATGCTGGCCGGGGTTTTGTTTTTAGGAGCGTTGGGCATCCCGGTGCCGGGCACACTGATTGTGATTGCCGCCGGGGCCTTTGTGCGGCAGGGTGTGCTGGACTTTTACACCACCCCGCCGTTTGGATTAAGCGGGGCCGTCGCAGGAGATGTCATCATCTACGGCCTGGGCCGTTTTGCCCGGGTCTGGATTCAACGGCGGTTTGGCCAATCTGCGGCGTGGCAAAAAGCCGAAGATTTCTTCAATCGGCGGGGCGGCATTGCCATTTACCTGACCCGCTGGTTGTTGACGCCGTTGGCTCTGCCCACCAATCTCATCGCCGGGAGCAGCGGCTATGGCTTTTGGAAATTTTTGTTTTACGATCTCGCGGGCGAACTCACCTGGATTGTTCTTTACGGCGGTCTGGGTTACGCCTTTGGCAGCCAATGGGAACTGATCAGCGACTTTATCTCCGATTTCAGCGGTTTACTCCTGGGCCTGGTTGTACTGGGTGTTGGCCTTTACCTGATCTTGCGCCGGCGCGAACAGACCGCCGTCGAAACGAGTCTGGAATCGGCCTTATAA